The Puntigrus tetrazona isolate hp1 chromosome 4, ASM1883169v1, whole genome shotgun sequence genome includes a window with the following:
- the LOC122342226 gene encoding CD209 antigen-like protein C, translating to MTTDGHSKKIQTSEPAGSDGVKNSVSRAAVVCLVLLCVLLLTAVIVLCVHFLTKSTSYAQEGQQLRAKITNLTEERDQLLTNNGILTKERDQLKSEKSELQKLSVGGWQCHQTSLYFLSSEKKNWTESRRYCTDRGTDLVIINNREEQDFVKTISAVDLVWIGLTDRDVEGSWKWVDGSSGTFVFWEDGQPNSYQGADEDCALNHSPGWADWPCTCSFKWICEKSNF from the exons ATGACCACGGACGGTCACTCAAAGAAGATCCAGACGTCTGAACCCGCAG GAAGTGATGGAGTGAAGAACAGCGTGTCCAGGGCAGCTGTGGTGTGTTTGGTTCTGCTGTGCGTTCTTCTGCTGACCGCAGTCATAGTGCTGTGTGTCCACTTCCTTACAAAGAGCACAAGCTACGCTCAAGAGGGACAACAGCTACGAGCCAAGATCACCAACCTCACAGAGGAAAGAGACCAGCTGCTAACCAACAACGGGATTCTCACGAAAGAGAGGGATCAGTTGAAATCAGAAAAAAGCGAACTTCAGAAGCTTTCTGTGG GTGGATGGCAGTGCCATCAAACCAGTCTTTACTTCCTCTCCTctgagaagaagaactggactgagaGCAGAAGATACTGTACAGACAGAGGAACAGATCTGGTCATCATAAACAACAGAGAGGAACAA GATTTTGTGAAGACCATTTCTGCGGTTGATTTAGTCTGGATTGGTCTGACTGACAGAGATGTGGAGGGCTCATGGAAATGGGTTGATGGCAGCAGTGGGACCTTTGT GTTCTGGGAGGATGGACAACCGAACAGCTACCAGGGAGCAGATGAAGACTGCGCTCTAAATCATTCACCAGGATGGGCTGACTGGCCCTGtacttgttcatttaaatggatCTGTGAGAAGagtaatttttaa